The Fusobacterium necrophorum subsp. necrophorum genome has a window encoding:
- a CDS encoding tRNA (cytidine(34)-2'-O)-methyltransferase translates to MNIVLYQPEIPYNTGNIGRSCVLTNTHLHLIKPLGFSLDEKQIRRSGLDYWHSVKLTIWESFEEFLASDPEMRLFYATTKTKQKYSDVRYQENDYIMFGPESRGIPEDILKQDPERCITIPMIPMGRSLNLSNSAAIILYEALRQVNFCFGE, encoded by the coding sequence ATGAACATCGTATTGTATCAACCGGAAATCCCGTATAACACAGGAAACATAGGGAGAAGTTGTGTGTTGACAAATACACATTTACATTTAATCAAACCTTTAGGCTTTTCTCTTGATGAGAAACAAATCAGACGTTCCGGTTTGGATTATTGGCATTCCGTGAAATTGACGATTTGGGAAAGTTTTGAAGAATTTTTGGCAAGTGATCCGGAAATGCGATTGTTTTATGCGACGACAAAGACAAAACAAAAATATAGTGATGTCAGATATCAGGAAAATGATTATATTATGTTCGGGCCGGAATCTCGTGGAATTCCGGAAGATATTTTAAAGCAAGATCCGGAACGTTGTATCACGATTCCTATGATTCCTATGGGAAGATCTTTGAATTTATCAAATTCTGCCGCCATTATTTTGTATGAAGCATTGCGACAAGTGAATTTTTGTTTTGGAGAATGA
- the ruvC gene encoding crossover junction endodeoxyribonuclease RuvC, which translates to MRVLGIDPGTAIVGYGIIDYEKGKFQIVDYGCIYTAKDLPMEDRLVKIHEELSALIEKYRPEEMAVEELFYFKNNKTVISVGQARGVIVLTGRLHGLQMHAYTPLQVKMGITGYGRAEKKQIQQMVQRFLGLKELPKPDDAADALAIAINHIHTKTSALVQMDSVCLKKLPKGTEKLSVQEYRELFLKK; encoded by the coding sequence ATGAGAGTGTTGGGAATCGATCCGGGAACGGCTATTGTAGGATATGGTATCATTGATTATGAAAAAGGAAAATTTCAGATTGTAGATTATGGATGTATTTATACGGCAAAAGATTTGCCAATGGAAGATCGTTTGGTAAAAATTCATGAAGAATTGAGTGCACTGATTGAAAAATACCGGCCGGAAGAGATGGCAGTCGAAGAGTTATTTTATTTCAAAAACAATAAGACGGTCATTTCCGTCGGGCAGGCGAGGGGAGTCATTGTATTGACAGGACGTTTGCATGGTTTACAAATGCATGCTTACACTCCCTTACAGGTAAAGATGGGAATCACAGGCTATGGAAGAGCGGAAAAAAAGCAAATTCAACAGATGGTACAAAGATTTTTGGGTTTAAAAGAACTTCCGAAACCGGACGATGCGGCAGATGCTTTGGCCATTGCCATCAATCATATTCATACGAAAACCAGTGCTTTGGTACAAATGGATTCCGTTTGTTTGAAAAAATTACCCAAAGGAACGGAGAAATTATCTGTCCAAGAATATCGAGAATTATTTTTAAAGAAGTAG
- a CDS encoding aminotransferase class I/II-fold pyridoxal phosphate-dependent enzyme, with protein MLSFLNDYSEGGHPRVMEDLMRTNQESTVGYGFDRYCEEARSLIARKIKQEGAETWFLAGGTLTNLTVIAHALKPHQAVITACTGHINVHETGAIEATGHKVLGLPSENGKLTSEMIEDCLAYHEDFFFVEPKMVYISNTTEVGTIYSKKELMDLKACCEKNNLYLFMDGARLAYALGAEENDITWEDLGRYTDVLFIGGTKCGAMFGEAVTIIHEELKKDFKYSIKQRGGLFAKGRLIGVQFISLLQENLYEEIGKRANEAAMIFRDGLKELGFISPYDSPSNQQFVLMTEEEFQKISSVVLCGVEGKWKDGRCRVRFVTGWKNTEEEAKEAIEKIWEILS; from the coding sequence ATGTTATCATTTTTGAATGATTATAGTGAAGGGGGACATCCTAGAGTTATGGAAGATTTAATGAGAACCAATCAAGAGTCAACCGTAGGCTATGGTTTTGACCGATATTGCGAGGAAGCAAGGTCTCTTATTGCCCGAAAAATCAAACAGGAGGGGGCAGAAACCTGGTTTTTGGCAGGAGGAACTTTAACAAATTTAACAGTCATTGCCCATGCTTTAAAACCACATCAGGCAGTCATCACTGCCTGCACAGGTCATATCAATGTTCATGAAACCGGAGCGATTGAAGCCACAGGGCATAAAGTCTTAGGACTTCCTTCCGAAAACGGAAAATTGACTTCGGAGATGATTGAGGACTGTCTTGCCTACCATGAAGATTTTTTCTTTGTAGAACCGAAAATGGTGTATATTTCGAATACTACAGAAGTTGGAACCATTTATAGCAAAAAAGAATTGATGGATCTAAAGGCCTGCTGTGAGAAAAATAACCTGTATTTGTTTATGGACGGGGCGAGATTGGCCTATGCCTTGGGTGCCGAAGAGAATGATATTACCTGGGAAGACTTGGGAAGATACACCGATGTATTGTTTATCGGAGGGACAAAATGCGGTGCCATGTTTGGAGAGGCCGTTACCATTATTCATGAAGAGTTGAAAAAAGATTTTAAGTACAGTATCAAACAGCGAGGAGGCTTGTTTGCCAAAGGAAGACTGATTGGAGTACAATTTATCAGCTTATTGCAGGAGAATTTATATGAAGAAATTGGAAAAAGGGCAAATGAAGCGGCAATGATATTCCGAGACGGACTGAAAGAATTAGGCTTTATCTCTCCTTATGATTCTCCGAGCAATCAACAATTTGTATTGATGACGGAGGAAGAGTTTCAAAAAATTTCTTCCGTAGTCTTGTGTGGAGTGGAAGGGAAATGGAAGGACGGTCGATGTCGTGTTCGTTTTGTAACAGGTTGGAAAAATACAGAGGAAGAAGCGAAAGAAGCCATAGAAAAAATATGGGAAATTCTTTCCTAG
- a CDS encoding nucleotidyltransferase family protein, with product MQAIGIVTEYNPFHKGHLYHLRKVKEKYPKAVIIAVMSGDYVQRGEAAIVSKERRAKQAKEAGADLILELPAIYSTQSAEVFARASIGMLHICHCEAFVFGSETNDMARLEKIARLTSTKEFHLSLQEFLAQGFSYPTAFSKALWEEKLQPNDILGMEYIKALWYWKSPMRAESILRKQAGYYEENKEEAVAGATLIRKKIQEGEEYFQYLVTGKNLEKPFAFWEDFYPYLRYSLLLHRRTLSEIQDMEEGLENRMMKAAEKYRDYFSFLEAVMTKRYTYARIQRILIHILLGITKKQTDRWKEEIPYLRVLEFSEKGQEYLKGLRNGETPILTTKKNIQKNLSEEARELFFWNERASEFYHSIVEEKA from the coding sequence ATGCAGGCGATTGGAATTGTGACGGAATACAATCCTTTTCATAAGGGGCATTTATATCACTTGAGAAAGGTGAAGGAAAAATATCCGAAGGCCGTTATCATTGCCGTGATGAGCGGAGATTATGTGCAACGGGGCGAGGCTGCAATTGTTTCCAAAGAGAGAAGAGCAAAGCAAGCGAAAGAGGCAGGAGCGGATCTGATATTAGAGTTACCCGCAATCTATTCCACACAGAGTGCGGAAGTATTTGCCAGGGCCTCCATTGGAATGCTGCATATTTGTCACTGTGAAGCCTTTGTTTTCGGTTCGGAAACGAATGACATGGCAAGGTTGGAAAAAATTGCCCGTTTGACTTCGACAAAAGAATTTCATCTGTCTTTGCAGGAGTTTTTAGCACAGGGGTTTTCTTATCCGACGGCTTTCTCCAAAGCTTTATGGGAAGAAAAATTGCAGCCCAATGATATTTTGGGAATGGAATATATAAAGGCGCTTTGGTATTGGAAGTCGCCTATGAGGGCGGAAAGTATTCTACGAAAACAGGCGGGCTACTATGAGGAGAATAAGGAAGAAGCGGTGGCGGGAGCGACACTGATTCGAAAAAAAATACAAGAGGGGGAGGAGTATTTCCAATATTTGGTTACAGGAAAAAATTTAGAAAAACCCTTTGCCTTTTGGGAAGATTTTTATCCCTATTTGCGATATTCTCTGTTATTACATCGAAGAACACTTTCCGAGATACAGGATATGGAGGAGGGTTTGGAAAATCGAATGATGAAAGCGGCTGAGAAATATCGAGATTATTTTTCGTTTTTGGAAGCTGTTATGACAAAGCGTTATACCTATGCAAGAATACAGAGAATTTTGATACATATTTTATTAGGAATTACAAAAAAACAAACAGACCGATGGAAAGAAGAAATTCCCTATTTGAGAGTACTGGAATTTTCCGAGAAGGGACAGGAATATCTCAAAGGATTAAGAAACGGAGAAACTCCTATTCTGACTACGAAAAAAAATATTCAGAAAAATTTGTCTGAAGAAGCCAGAGAATTGTTTTTTTGGAATGAAAGGGCTTCTGAATTTTATCATTCCATTGTAGAGGAGAAAGCATGA
- a CDS encoding MFS transporter, which translates to MKQLTTKTQIFYGLGVSYAIVDQIFAQWILYFYLPPASAGLPIIMPALYISYALAISRFVDMVTDPLVGFLSDKLNTRFGRRIPLIAFGSIPLALSTLAFFFPPRENPSTAFFYLAIVGSLFFTFYTIVGAPYNAMIPEIGRNQTERLNLSTWQSVFRLVYTALAMIVPGILIKAFGKGDTLLGIRAMVAFLCLIVVLGLAVTVFFVKEKDYSTGEISKENFRNTIGIILKERNFFYYLFGLLFFFIGFNNLRAVVNYYVEDIMGMGKAEITLASALLFGVAALFFLPTNQYSKKYGYRKVMLSCLVLMGIFTGNFYFLGKILPVKLGFLLFALLGIPIAGAAFIFPPAMLSEIANHISERSGSRIEGLCFGIQGFFLKLAFLLSILILPLVLTMGGRVVQKAGIYNASVLSLVFFACSFFCYYCYREE; encoded by the coding sequence ATGAAACAATTGACAACGAAAACACAGATATTTTATGGTTTGGGGGTAAGTTATGCCATTGTAGATCAAATTTTTGCCCAGTGGATTTTATATTTTTATTTGCCGCCGGCAAGTGCAGGCTTACCAATTATTATGCCGGCTCTTTATATTTCTTATGCTTTGGCAATTTCCAGATTTGTGGATATGGTAACGGATCCTTTGGTAGGGTTTTTATCCGATAAGTTGAATACCCGTTTCGGAAGAAGAATTCCATTGATTGCTTTTGGAAGTATTCCTCTGGCATTGAGTACTCTCGCTTTCTTTTTTCCACCACGAGAAAATCCAAGTACGGCTTTTTTCTATCTGGCCATTGTGGGATCCTTATTTTTTACCTTTTATACCATTGTGGGAGCCCCCTACAATGCGATGATTCCCGAAATTGGAAGAAACCAAACGGAGCGATTAAATTTATCGACTTGGCAATCCGTGTTTCGACTGGTCTATACAGCTCTTGCCATGATAGTTCCGGGAATTTTGATTAAGGCATTTGGAAAGGGAGATACTTTATTGGGCATTCGTGCGATGGTTGCTTTTTTATGTCTTATTGTTGTTTTGGGTTTGGCAGTCACGGTATTTTTTGTCAAAGAAAAAGATTATTCGACCGGAGAAATTTCCAAAGAAAACTTCCGAAATACGATAGGGATTATTTTAAAAGAAAGAAATTTTTTCTATTATTTGTTCGGTCTCCTGTTTTTCTTTATCGGCTTCAATAATCTACGGGCTGTCGTCAACTATTATGTGGAAGATATTATGGGAATGGGAAAGGCGGAAATTACACTTGCTTCCGCTCTATTATTCGGAGTGGCGGCTTTGTTTTTTCTTCCGACCAATCAATATTCCAAAAAATACGGCTATCGAAAAGTGATGTTGAGTTGTTTGGTGTTGATGGGAATTTTTACGGGAAATTTTTATTTTCTTGGAAAAATTCTTCCAGTTAAATTGGGCTTTCTGTTATTTGCCCTATTGGGAATTCCGATAGCAGGAGCTGCTTTCATCTTTCCTCCGGCGATGTTATCCGAAATTGCAAATCATATTTCAGAACGTTCCGGAAGTAGAATTGAAGGACTTTGTTTTGGAATTCAAGGATTTTTCCTGAAATTGGCCTTTTTACTTTCCATTTTGATATTACCTTTGGTGCTGACAATGGGAGGAAGGGTAGTGCAAAAAGCGGGAATTTACAATGCTTCTGTCTTATCACTTGTCTTTTTTGCCTGTTCTTTCTTTTGTTATTATTGTTATCGAGAGGAGTAG
- a CDS encoding ComEC/Rec2 family competence protein: MGLSHVLAISGLHVGLLFFFLERVLFFLQIPKQARNWAKLGMSTFYLFGVFLSPSFLRAYIMGVFYLFHQLLGEKISRGKMLFFSAWILLMLHPTELLSPSFLLSYTAILTIFYIFPLFKMYFENLPSYVSYIFYAVSIPCTGLPLTLYFFGSMACLSYFVNLILLPFAGFLILLSFFSLLLEVFHLGFLTVSLLEFCYHGFYEILEYLGKIPYVTIYFEDRISGETVVILYSILFLIVRVLYKNHKNSYRF; the protein is encoded by the coding sequence GTGGGACTTTCTCATGTACTTGCCATTTCAGGCTTGCATGTGGGTTTATTATTTTTCTTTCTGGAGAGAGTCCTTTTCTTTTTACAAATTCCAAAACAAGCTAGAAATTGGGCAAAGTTGGGAATGAGTACTTTTTATCTTTTCGGGGTCTTTCTCAGTCCTTCTTTTCTCAGAGCCTATATAATGGGAGTTTTTTATCTTTTTCATCAGCTCTTGGGAGAAAAAATTTCAAGAGGAAAAATGCTGTTTTTTTCCGCATGGATTCTATTGATGTTACATCCGACAGAACTTTTGAGTCCTTCTTTTCTTCTTTCCTATACTGCAATTTTAACAATCTTTTATATTTTTCCTCTATTTAAGATGTATTTTGAAAACTTGCCCTCCTATGTTTCTTATATTTTTTACGCTGTTTCGATTCCATGTACGGGACTTCCTTTGACCCTTTATTTTTTTGGAAGCATGGCCTGTTTGTCTTATTTTGTCAATTTAATCCTCTTACCCTTCGCAGGTTTTCTGATTCTTCTCAGTTTTTTCAGCCTCCTGTTGGAAGTATTTCATCTCGGTTTTTTGACTGTTTCCCTTTTAGAATTTTGTTATCATGGTTTTTATGAAATATTGGAATATTTGGGAAAAATTCCTTATGTAACGATTTATTTTGAAGATAGGATTTCGGGAGAAACGGTTGTTATTCTGTATAGTATCTTATTTTTGATTGTGAGAGTCCTATATAAAAATCACAAAAATTCTTATCGTTTTTAG
- a CDS encoding YigZ family protein, giving the protein MDFRRKVEEKILKTIGKECEISFEEKKSKFIGYIKPVYSKEEAEDFIEKIKKMHPQATHNCSVYSIKENGKEFFKVDDDGEPSGTAGKPMGDIVQYMEVQNLVVVATRYFGGIKLGAGGLIRNYAKTCKLAILEAGIVEYVKKERILIEFPYDKLAEIDRLLSNSTVLEKSFLDRVLYQVELEEALRKIIEKMDYVNII; this is encoded by the coding sequence ATGGATTTTAGAAGAAAAGTTGAGGAAAAAATATTGAAAACGATAGGAAAAGAATGTGAGATTTCTTTTGAAGAAAAAAAATCAAAATTTATCGGCTATATTAAACCGGTATATTCGAAAGAGGAAGCAGAAGATTTTATTGAAAAAATTAAAAAAATGCATCCACAGGCAACGCACAATTGCTCCGTGTATTCCATTAAAGAAAATGGAAAAGAATTTTTCAAGGTCGATGATGACGGAGAACCGAGCGGAACAGCCGGAAAACCGATGGGAGATATTGTACAATATATGGAAGTACAGAATCTTGTCGTCGTGGCAACTCGATATTTCGGAGGGATTAAACTGGGAGCCGGAGGCTTGATACGAAATTATGCCAAAACTTGTAAATTGGCAATTTTGGAAGCCGGGATTGTAGAATATGTGAAAAAAGAAAGAATTCTAATAGAGTTTCCTTATGATAAGTTAGCGGAGATCGACAGGTTGCTTTCCAATAGCACTGTATTGGAAAAGTCATTTTTGGACAGAGTTCTTTATCAAGTGGAATTGGAGGAAGCATTAAGAAAAATAATAGAAAAAATGGATTATGTGAATATTATTTAA
- the mutY gene encoding A/G-specific adenine glycosylase, which translates to MRNISKKLLKYYDKHKRDLAWRGEVPAYYTWISEIMLQQTRVEAVKPYFARFIEELPTIEALANCEEEKLMKLWQGLGYYSRARNLKKAACQIMENYGGELPAEKKELLQLAGIGPYTAGAISSIAYGRKETAVDGNVIRVISRLFAVDGNVLEGKGRQKIEEIAYQELPEERAGDFNQALMDLGATICIPNGAPLCHLCPLQLECQAYRNKEVEKYPEKKKKKERKLERQTILLVSDGRNFALEKRKDKGLLAGLWQFPMLEGRLSLQEVRNYLKEKGISYSEVKEYEPAIHIFSHVEWHMVSYKVEVQRWEIRERNEENWLWLSREEILTQYSVPSAFKVYLDYLKQEQRKLF; encoded by the coding sequence ATGAGAAACATTTCAAAAAAATTACTGAAATATTATGATAAGCATAAAAGGGATTTGGCTTGGAGAGGAGAGGTACCTGCTTACTACACATGGATTTCCGAAATTATGTTACAGCAAACCAGAGTAGAGGCGGTAAAACCCTATTTTGCAAGATTTATAGAGGAACTTCCCACGATTGAAGCTTTGGCAAATTGTGAGGAAGAAAAATTGATGAAATTGTGGCAGGGACTGGGCTATTACAGTCGGGCAAGAAACTTAAAAAAGGCAGCCTGTCAGATTATGGAAAACTATGGCGGAGAACTTCCTGCAGAAAAGAAAGAATTGTTGCAATTGGCGGGAATCGGTCCCTATACTGCGGGGGCAATTTCTTCCATTGCCTATGGAAGAAAAGAAACTGCTGTTGACGGAAATGTGATACGGGTCATCAGTCGTCTTTTTGCTGTTGACGGAAATGTTCTGGAAGGAAAGGGAAGACAGAAAATTGAAGAAATTGCATATCAGGAATTGCCTGAAGAAAGAGCCGGAGACTTCAATCAAGCCTTAATGGATTTGGGAGCGACCATTTGCATCCCGAATGGAGCGCCTCTATGCCATTTATGCCCTTTGCAGTTGGAATGTCAGGCGTATCGAAACAAAGAAGTGGAAAAATATCCGGAAAAGAAAAAGAAAAAAGAAAGAAAATTGGAAAGACAGACGATTTTATTGGTATCGGACGGAAGAAATTTTGCTCTGGAAAAAAGAAAAGACAAGGGATTATTGGCAGGGCTTTGGCAATTTCCGATGTTGGAGGGACGACTTTCTTTACAGGAAGTGAGAAACTATTTAAAAGAAAAAGGAATTTCTTATTCCGAAGTGAAAGAATATGAGCCGGCGATTCATATTTTTTCTCATGTAGAATGGCACATGGTATCCTATAAAGTGGAAGTTCAAAGATGGGAAATTCGAGAAAGAAACGAAGAAAATTGGTTATGGCTTTCTCGAGAGGAAATTTTAACACAATATTCGGTTCCCTCCGCCTTTAAAGTCTATTTGGATTATTTAAAACAGGAGCAAAGAAAACTCTTTTAA
- the secG gene encoding preprotein translocase subunit SecG gives METLLTVFLFMLALALIILVLIQPDQSHGMSASMGMGSSNTVFGISKDGGPLAKATKVVAALFIIDALLLYLIK, from the coding sequence TTGGAAACTCTATTAACCGTGTTTCTATTTATGCTTGCTTTAGCTTTGATTATTTTGGTTTTGATACAACCGGATCAAAGTCATGGAATGTCAGCAAGTATGGGAATGGGATCAAGCAATACAGTATTTGGTATATCAAAAGATGGAGGACCATTAGCAAAAGCAACCAAGGTCGTAGCCGCTTTGTTTATTATTGATGCACTATTGTTGTATTTGATAAAGTAA
- a CDS encoding replication-associated recombination protein A, producing the protein MNLFESNYEAVKPLSFQLRPQSLDEIFGQENLLGKHGVLRKLIEKGTLTNSIFFGPPGCGKSSLGEIISHTMDCAFESLNATTASLQDIKEVVGKAKRNIEYYQKKTILFLDEIHRFNKLQQDALLSYCEDGTFILIGATTENPYYSLNNALLSRVMVFEFKALEKQAIQQILTRAQQKTGISLSPFLEDVMVEMAQGDSRVALNYLELYQNVKDSLSEEEIYQVFMERKHSFHKTQDKYDMISAMIKSMRGSDPDAAVYWLGCLLEGGEDPRYMARRIMIQACEDVGMANPEAMLVASAAMQASERIGMPEIRIILAQAVIYLAISTKSNSAYLAIDQAMGEIKNGNRQEVPKNICHDNVGYLYPHDYPNHFVTQKYMEEKRKYYLPQENKYEKLIEEKLRKLWENKEG; encoded by the coding sequence ATGAATTTATTTGAAAGCAATTATGAAGCAGTAAAGCCTCTTTCTTTTCAACTTCGCCCTCAAAGTTTGGATGAGATTTTTGGACAGGAAAATTTATTGGGAAAACATGGGGTACTTCGAAAATTAATAGAGAAAGGAACTTTGACGAATTCTATTTTTTTCGGACCGCCGGGTTGTGGAAAATCAAGTTTGGGAGAAATTATTTCTCATACCATGGACTGTGCCTTTGAAAGTTTGAATGCTACGACGGCTTCTTTACAGGATATTAAAGAAGTGGTAGGGAAAGCGAAACGAAATATTGAATATTATCAAAAAAAGACGATTCTCTTTTTGGATGAAATTCATCGTTTTAATAAGTTGCAACAGGATGCACTCTTGTCCTATTGTGAAGACGGAACTTTTATTTTAATTGGAGCTACCACGGAGAATCCCTATTATAGTTTGAATAATGCCCTACTTTCCAGAGTTATGGTATTTGAGTTTAAAGCTTTGGAAAAACAAGCCATTCAACAAATTTTAACAAGAGCACAGCAGAAAACAGGAATTTCTTTAAGTCCTTTTTTAGAAGATGTCATGGTGGAAATGGCACAGGGGGACAGTAGGGTTGCTTTAAATTATCTAGAACTATATCAAAATGTAAAAGATTCTTTGTCGGAGGAAGAAATTTATCAAGTTTTCATGGAAAGGAAGCATTCTTTTCATAAAACACAGGATAAATATGACATGATTTCCGCTATGATTAAATCCATGCGTGGAAGTGATCCCGATGCGGCGGTATATTGGTTGGGATGTTTATTAGAAGGGGGAGAGGACCCCAGATATATGGCGAGACGAATTATGATTCAAGCCTGTGAAGATGTGGGAATGGCAAATCCGGAAGCAATGCTTGTCGCCAGTGCAGCGATGCAGGCAAGTGAAAGAATCGGAATGCCGGAGATACGAATAATTTTAGCTCAAGCAGTCATTTACTTGGCGATTTCCACAAAGAGTAATTCTGCTTATTTGGCAATTGATCAGGCAATGGGGGAGATAAAAAACGGAAATCGACAGGAAGTGCCAAAAAATATTTGTCATGATAATGTCGGTTATCTGTATCCTCATGATTATCCGAATCATTTTGTAACACAAAAATATATGGAAGAAAAAAGGAAGTATTACCTTCCGCAAGAGAATAAATATGAGAAATTGATTGAGGAAAAATTAAGGAAATTATGGGAGAATAAGGAGGGATAG
- the hisS gene encoding histidine--tRNA ligase has product MQLIKAVRGTKDIIGEDALKYNYISDISKQVFESYGCQFIKTPIFEETDLFKRGIGEATDVVEKEMYTFKDRGDRSITLRPENTASVVRSYLENAIYAKEDVSRFYYNGSMFRYERPQAGRQREFNQIGVEVLGEKSPILDAEIIAMGYKLLQRLGITDLEVRINCIGSNASRTEYRKKLLEYFKPMKEELCEDCKNRLERNPLRVLDCKIDHAKMENAPSIIDSLFEEERAHYEAVKKYLTIFGIPFVEDPGLVRGLDYYSSTVFEIVTNKLGSQGTVLGGGRYDNLLKQLGDKDIPAFGFASGVERIMMLLEEYPKKSTDVYLAWLGENTLEKAMEITALLRENNIKVSVDYHSKGMKSHMKKADKLNTKYCIILGEDELAKNVVILKNFETREQEEISMENIVRAIKGGK; this is encoded by the coding sequence ATGCAACTTATCAAAGCAGTAAGAGGGACAAAAGATATTATTGGAGAAGACGCTTTAAAATATAATTATATTTCAGACATTTCAAAACAAGTCTTTGAAAGTTACGGTTGTCAATTTATTAAAACACCGATTTTTGAAGAAACGGATTTATTCAAACGAGGCATCGGAGAGGCAACGGATGTGGTGGAAAAAGAAATGTACACCTTTAAGGACAGAGGGGATAGAAGTATTACCCTACGACCGGAAAATACAGCTTCCGTCGTTCGTTCTTATTTGGAGAATGCCATTTATGCCAAAGAAGACGTTTCTCGGTTCTATTACAACGGTTCCATGTTTCGTTATGAAAGACCGCAAGCCGGAAGACAACGGGAATTCAATCAGATTGGAGTAGAAGTTTTGGGAGAAAAATCTCCTATTTTAGATGCGGAAATTATCGCCATGGGGTATAAATTACTGCAAAGATTAGGAATCACGGATTTGGAAGTACGAATAAACTGCATCGGTTCCAATGCGTCCAGAACGGAATATCGAAAAAAATTATTGGAATATTTTAAGCCTATGAAGGAAGAACTGTGTGAAGATTGTAAAAACCGATTGGAAAGAAATCCTTTGAGAGTTTTGGATTGTAAGATAGATCATGCTAAAATGGAAAATGCTCCAAGCATTATTGATTCTTTATTTGAAGAGGAAAGAGCTCATTATGAGGCGGTAAAAAAATATTTGACTATTTTTGGAATTCCTTTTGTAGAAGATCCTGGTTTGGTAAGAGGATTGGACTATTATTCTTCGACCGTTTTTGAAATTGTAACCAATAAATTGGGTTCTCAAGGAACCGTTTTAGGAGGAGGAAGATACGATAATTTATTGAAACAATTAGGAGATAAAGACATTCCGGCTTTCGGATTTGCTTCCGGTGTAGAGAGAATTATGATGCTTTTGGAAGAATATCCAAAAAAATCGACGGATGTTTACCTTGCCTGGTTGGGTGAGAATACTTTGGAAAAAGCAATGGAGATTACAGCTTTGCTTCGAGAAAACAATATCAAAGTATCTGTGGACTATCATTCCAAAGGAATGAAATCTCATATGAAAAAAGCCGATAAATTAAATACGAAATATTGTATTATTTTAGGAGAAGATGAATTGGCAAAAAATGTAGTCATCTTAAAGAATTTTGAAACAAGAGAACAGGAAGAAATTTCTATGGAAAATATTGTAAGGGCAATCAAAGGGGGAAAATAA